One Gossypium arboreum isolate Shixiya-1 chromosome 13, ASM2569848v2, whole genome shotgun sequence genomic window, ATGATAACTAACTTAATACTATAGATGTTGAAGGAAAATCCCAGGACTTCTGTGTCATGCATAATTGCCAGTATTCGTAGACAATTGAGATACACGTCCTCTTATcgcaaggcttggatagctaaCCAGAAGGCATTGGAAAAGATGCATAGTAGGTAGGACGCTTCATATAATGAGGTTTGGCAGTGGTGTCAGGTGCTAGAGAGGTACGTCTTAGGTTGCATAATAGACCTTGAAACGGTCTTCGCGTACTACAATGACCATTGCTCCGTGGATGTCAAGTGTTCAAGCGTCTGTTCTAGAGCTTTAAGTAATGTCGGGATACATTTGTGTACTacaagccattggtacaaattaAAGGTACCTTTATATATGGTAAATATACCCATCGGCTATTGCTAGCTATGGCATAGGATGACGGTAGTAGAATCCTTCCAATTGCTTTTGCAATAACAATGGGGGAGTCAGCTAATGACtgagatttctttctttctaggttaaggagGCATGTATGCCTCCAACATGATATTTGCATTATATTAGATCGGGGTACTAGAATACTAGCAGTAATTGAGGAACAGGGAAGCCTATGGGATCGCCACACCATAGGTATTGTCTAAGGTACGTTGTGTCCAACTACTACGGGCAATATTGGTCTACGACTGAACGATGGCAAGTGACCAATATCGGTATCTAATCTCTATTAATATACTTTcgtttgtaatattcaatttattctgaatggaatattgatatgtaattttttctatcaacttatattggcaggGTACGAGATCAATAAGGACCATTTTCATGAGGTGTTGGGGATTTTGCGTTCAGTTAACAATCAAGGCGCAAACTACCTCTTGAAAATACAAACAGTGGACACAAGTATATGACTGTGgcctacgatatggtcatatgaccacaAACCTAGTTGAATGCAAAAATTCTGTTCTAAAAGGAATACGTCATTTGCCGATTACCTCGATTGTGCaagaaacatatttttatttggCGGCACTATTTCCAAAGTGAGCAGtgagttataaaggccaaatgcaGGGAGGCCATATATGGTTCCGAAAGGTATTGTAAGAAATTAACAATGCAAAGTCGCGGGCCAACACGATGCACACAGTGTGTTACGATCACGACAAACTATGGTTTCGTGTGACAGAGTTTGATAGACCGAGCGAAGAATGTATTACCGACGGACAATATCGTGTACACCTGATAAATAGAACTTGCGACTAGGGACGTTTGACACACTTTGTTATCCATGCGCTTATGCAATTGCAGCTTGTCAGAATCTCCGTTTGGATCCCATAAGATATGGCGGCGaagtgtacaaaatagaatacatgtacaatgtgtggagacacgtattcccacCAGTCCTAGATGAACGCAAGTGGTCATCTATATCACTTGCTCCATTTAAGTTGTTATCGGATAGAGAAATGTGTTGCAAACCAAAAAGTCGACCTTTCTCGAGTAGAATACATAATAATATGGATATTCGAGAAAGAATGAACCAACAAAAGTTGTGtggatggtgtaggaacccaggtCATACAATTCGACCATGTCCCAAATTGAAATAGTTGATAATTGCTGTAATGAAACTATGTTGCATTATTTCTATTCCACCttatttaaaagaaattctattttattaaaaatataaaattaatttagtattaaaatattaaaagcaacttttattttattaaatgaaacaacaTAGAAACagtttgtacaaatatattaaaaaaattcaatgtaTTGTCGGTCGGAATCAGTGCCACATGGGGGTGGTCGACGACTACACGCTTGATTCCTCCTTAGTTGCGCTTTCGGTGGGGGTTGTAGTTGCTCCGGTTGTGGCTGTTGGGAGGATGACCCACATTGGTAGAATAAAGAATATGGAGGTGTTTGCATCAGCCACGGTGGAGGTGTTTGAATCCCATAAGACGATGGGGATTGGTAATGAGATGAGTTCGCCGATGATGCCTCGTGTGATCCCTCCGGGACGATGACCTATATATCATCGGTTGAGTCAGAGTTATCAAAAAGGAGATGCACCGAGCCATCATTCCAACCTAGCATAGGACTGTGAAATGAaaacatataagggttaggatacatataagggctaggatacaCACCTGGCATAATCTGAAGGGGCTGTGCTATAGGTGTCGTCAATTGAGGCATTTGGCCCGGTAATTATGTAGATACTGTTGTTGGGCCCATGCCGTCATCCCTTCTTCTTGGATTTAAAGGGTCCGTCGTTCCCTTTCGAAACGGATTTTCCGACGCCGCTGCTCTTCCAATAGTAAATATGGCTTGCaatggatcctaaaccatggcatgtaatCCAGCATGCACGCTAATTCTGGGATGATGATCGGTTCACAATTAGGTATATGATCATACTGGTTTTcctaaattttgatatatttcgAGAAGAATTCTGATCAATTTGTATTCGTTTGCAGTAAGTCGATTTTTTGCTGGTCATCGAGCACTTCAGGTTCCTCAGGAATCGGTTGTTGGAATCCAAATTGTCGCAACACTCTATCTGTCTAATGCATCTCGACAGTAGCATAGTTAACCAATGAGACCTTAACATGCCAAATGTTCGGATTTTAAAAGAATTCTTCCAGAATTACGGCCCGTATTGCCGGATCCTCGTAcggtgtccattgaaactatatgaatgTGATAAAtatattagttatatacataatactagatactaaatactaaatatgaaacgactattttatgtatatatattttatttaaaacttactTGCGCTTCCGACCGTTAGTCTAATAGAGGCCGTATATCTTCAAGAGCGGTAGGTATTCCAACACAACTCGCTGgatggttccacctaattaaataaattttcagcatataattttattttaaatctatggaataattgtaaaatcaaataaaaatttcacCTCATTATGAGTGGAAATGTATATGGGTAGTTCACTCAAGGACATAAAAATAGAAAGTGAAACCGAGCCCCTGATTGtagtagtgataggcaacctcTGATTTTGACTTTATTTGGTGGTGTCGCCTTGCACATCTCCCGATACAATGTTGCCAACACGGTAGACCCCCAACTTAATTCGCCAGCtgctctaaaatcaacgagtttcagCAGCCACCTCAGATGTACAAGGTTTCGTGACAAGTCTGGCATCAAATGACCTTTAATCATCTCAAAGATGTATGCCTgagcatatcgtattctttctaCTTTATCGAATCATTATCCGGCTCTGggaatgtgtctcgtaaccagcCCATCTCGATCTGACCTTTGTAAATATTATCTGGAATCGCACTTAAAAGACCGTAGCATATGACTCCCTAATCAGCAGATTGAACGGGCCCGGTGATTGTGGACCCATCCACCGACAATCCTAATTGTAATTGGATGTCCTCCaaagtgatagtacactctccgCATAGAAGATTGAATGTGTACGTCTCAGGTCTCCACCTTTCTATTAACGCATTGATGAGTTTCGTGTCCAACTTGCACCCTCGGCCTATAGTGGCGGCGTGCCAAAAACCCACTTCCCTCAAGTAATTTTCTATCAACGGTGATGGAGGACCAGGCATATTATGAATATAATATTGTAACATCTGATCTACAGACTattataaaaactataaaataaaaatgaattaaaattacataaataaaaaaatattaaataatattcaaaaattaaaattaacccttatcatttttatttgttcGACAGTGATATGTTTATGATCGAGACGAAATAATGGGGATCATTGCTAACACGATGAAATATTTttgaaatcataaaaaaataatactaatttagaaaaaaaattaaagtaaataactaattaaagagagctttgagaaatttaatgagaaatttgagAGCTTTAGAGAGAAATTTGAGAGCATTTTTTGCTAAAATTTGAAGAAATATTGTGTGAAATAATAGGAGGGTgttttatactttttttttacCGTTGGACCCTCCAACGGTAAAAAAAATAGCCGTTGGTGTAAAAAACACGGAGCAAAACGCGCCCTTGGGAGAGCTTTTTTGCCACGTTAGCAAAGCGTGTTCATGTCAGTGCATTTTGTGCTAACATGGCAAAAAGGCTCCCCAAGGGCGCAATTTGCTGGAAATTTCTCCTTAAACGCTCCTACGTGGATGTGTTTTGTCAAAAATAGCCCTTTCCGATAAATAATACTGAAACCCATTTCTgtaaatatacttgaaaatgggccattttagataaattatttaaaaaaacttaTTCATTGAAACTGTATAAGCCCCACATCCAAATCTTCTAATTATACTCTTTGGTCGTGGTTTTTATAATGAAATCTTAATCAAAACATTGCCTTTGAATTTATTTTTCCGTTAAAAAAAAcgtaaataaaaatttgaaattagcATATAAATCAATGATGACAACTAAAAGCAATTCTTTTAACACATTAATTTAATATTTCCATCatacatattaaaaatataacaatAGAAAAACACCAAAATcgttattataaattataaataatcaaAACTTAAGCATATTAACATGAATCTCAAATATCAACATATATAGTCAAAATATCAAACTCAAAATTATATATCTACGCATATTTTGGCACattctttatttaataattaaaattcaataatttttaactaaattaaattacttttaatttgaattaacttttatgataataaataataacatgtaattatgcttattatatatgtaatgtccatatttttccaacaattggaGCAAACTGAAGGTTTGAACGACACCGTCTGTTTAATAGTATCATATCCAACCAAGAAATTCATCTGAGCCAAGTTACCATAGATGGCGAAATTTGGAACGGGACTGAATGTAAAGCAAGCAACTGTTTCAGAAACCAAGACGAAGGTGTTTAATGGCTGCAATTTTACATCTGCACCACTGAAATGAACTGTAATATCTGGCACTGCAAACTCTGTTGTAGCATCGTAACATAAATTCAGACCCTCGGGACCATTAACCTTCGGCGCATTGATCATGCTAGACACCGCTGACTCGAGTTCCGAGTAAAACTCATCTGGTAAAAGTGTCAATGTCGTACCGGAATCGATGATGATGTTCCCTTGGTCTGTTCCAAAAGGTTTATCCGTAAACTTTATTCGGTTGGTTCCCACACTGATTGCTTCCAAGGTGAGGAAGTAGAAAGTTTGAGGGGATTGTTTGGTTAATGGAGTCGAAACAGCTCCGTTACCAGAAACAATGGCATCAGAACCGAAGTTCATCTTGCTTGAATTTCCAGCGTCGGAAAAGGGCAATAAGCAGTAGGAGAATTTGCCATCAACTGTAGTTCCCAATTGGGAAATCAACGAAGAGTCTCCACCTCCAAGGCCAATGATGCCAGAGGTATTCTCGTCGAAGCTTCCATCATTATCATGTCCGCAACCCATAATAACATTTGGAACCACGACTGGACTACCCGTTGTTGAATCCAAGGTGAGTGTATCAGAAGCAACTTCGCCATTTGAGTAAGATCCATCGCCATAAG contains:
- the LOC108459027 gene encoding aspartic proteinase CDR1-like encodes the protein MAAIVSLFAFVFAIVGLSNLSIIQAQKDGFSVELIHRDSPKSPLYNHLDTTYNRVTNALRRSFNRVHRFKPTSVTTMEAEVDISADSGEYLMNIAIGSPAFDIFAIADTGSDLIWTQCKPCSQCFPQNGPLFDPTASSTYKKFSCRTSQCGDVEGTSCSRNGSCQYSVSYGDGSYSNGEVASDTLTLDSTTGSPVVVPNVIMGCGHDNDGSFDENTSGIIGLGGGDSSLISQLGTTVDGKFSYCLLPFSDAGNSSKMNFGSDAIVSGNGAVSTPLTKQSPQTFYFLTLEAISVGTNRIKFTDKPFGTDQGNIIIDSGTTLTLLPDEFYSELESAVSSMINAPKVNGPEGLNLCYDATTEFAVPDITVHFSGADVKLQPLNTFVLVSETVACFTFSPVPNFAIYGNLAQMNFLVGYDTIKQTVSFKPSVCSNYRVLRQFGFQQPIPEEPEVLDDQQKIDLLQTNTN